Genomic segment of Alistipes sp. ZOR0009:
GCAGGCTGCGGCAACATCAGCTTGCCCCCAAAACTTTTTGGCAACAGGGTTGTCGGCATACCTCCAGTATCCCGTGTAGGGTAGCGAGGCTACGCAGCTGGTACATAAAACGGACTCGCCACGAAGCAGGGGGTTGGCGCACATCCGGCAAATGCTCGGATAAAAAAGGTTGAATAGATGCTTTATCCACATAATTGTAATACTACAACATTAAGAATAAGAGCCTTAATATAATTCAAAAAAAGGTTTTAATCCGTAAGTTTTTTTTCATATTTTAACCTCAAAATTTTAAGCCCATGGAAAGATACGCTATAAGAGCACTAAAGTCGACTGTTTACTTTCTTTTGCTAATGATACTGGTAACGCTTCTGATGTTTTTGCTGCAGCGAGGCAACGATTTTTCGTTTATTGAGTATGCCAAGCTTGCACGGGTTTACCAGCTGCTAATACTTGGCTTTGCTTTTGGCTTAAGCTACCCTTTTATTGGCTTTGGGAAGAAAAATATCTACCTCAACAAAACTTTCTCGCAGGAGAAGCAGGCCATTATCGACATATTTGGGCAGTACGGCTACGAGCTAACCTACGAAACGGAGACATCGGTATTCTTCCGCCCAACCAACAGGCTTAAAAGATTTTTCGACCAGTTTTTTGAGGATGCCATAGAGGTTAACCATAAAGATAACCCCATTGTGGTAAAAGGGTTACGCAAGCGAATTGTACGCATTACCCTTGCGCTAGAAAACTACATCCTAAACGAAAAAAGGTAACCGCACCATACATCTTAAAGCAGCGCCGCGGAAAAGTACTCCACGGCGCTTTTTGTATCCTACCTAGTAATAACCTCGCGCCCAAAGGGGGTTAGCGCCAACCCTGCCTGCTTAAAATGCTGCAAGGCGAAAGGAAAACCTATGATGGTAATGGTAAAAAGCACCCCCATCGCAACATGGCTTAGGCAAATCCACACCCCACCGATAAAGAACCATATTAAATTCATTATGGTATGAAGGCAACCGGGGGTACTGCCCTTGTAAACCACCTCGCTGCCAAACGGCCAAAGGGCCAGCATCCCCATTTTTAGCGTTTGCAGCCCAAAAGGAATACCCACGATGGTTAGCATCAGCAAAAGGCTGGCAATTGCGTACTCTACAGCAATTGCTACCCCACCAAAGATTAGCCATATTAAGTTACCAATAATTCTCATAGCAAATATTTTAGCAATAAATATAGCACATTAAGCACCTCGTTGTTCACCATCCTTAAATATTTACCAAGCAGCCATAAAAATGGGCAAGAGCGGGTTTCGATAGGCAGTAGCCGCCCAAAAGTGGCAGGTTCGCTTCCCCATTATCCCAAAATACGTTGATAAACGTAACGTTTAGCTTACAATTGCAAATGTACCCCAACAAATAAGCAGCTAACCTGTTGATCGCAAAAACGTAAGAGAGAAATGCTACACAATAGACTTGGAAAAAAGGAGCTGGAGGAACGCCTACAGGCGGAAACATTTACCCGTACGACACTTAGCTTTTACCGATATGTAAACATTGCCGATCCATCCGAATTTCGCGATAGCCTTTACCGCACGCTAAACATTATGGGATGCCTTGGGCGCATCTACGTTGCCAAAGAGGGCATCAACGCGCAGATGAGCGTGCCCAGCCCCAACCTTGACGCCTTTTTAAGCTGGCTAGACTCCGTTACCGAGCTGGCCAACATGCCCATAAAGTGGGCTGTGGAGGATGACGGGAAATCATTCATTAAGCTTATTGTAAAAGTACGCCATAAAATTGTGGCCGATGGCCTTAACGACGACGCCTTTGACAC
This window contains:
- a CDS encoding YccF domain-containing protein, which produces MRIIGNLIWLIFGGVAIAVEYAIASLLLMLTIVGIPFGLQTLKMGMLALWPFGSEVVYKGSTPGCLHTIMNLIWFFIGGVWICLSHVAMGVLFTITIIGFPFALQHFKQAGLALTPFGREVITR